In Aciduliprofundum sp. MAR08-339, a single window of DNA contains:
- a CDS encoding DUF5611 family protein, giving the protein MRLYPFKRGHKKGIDEIEVIMKEIFGDVSRENGHLLASYGALEKIEIWIEEGKMAAETKSRKVESSISQETLKRWNDFLFRVTGYTAKERKKRMTKT; this is encoded by the coding sequence ATGAGATTGTATCCTTTCAAAAGAGGGCACAAGAAGGGCATTGATGAAATTGAGGTAATAATGAAGGAGATTTTCGGAGATGTGAGCAGGGAGAATGGACACCTTCTTGCCTCCTATGGAGCACTTGAGAAAATTGAAATTTGGATTGAAGAGGGTAAGATGGCTGCGGAGACAAAGAGCAGGAAAGTGGAGAGTTCAATTTCACAGGAAACTTTGAAGCGCTGGAACGATTTTCTTTTCAGGGTTACTGGCTATACTGCCAAGGAGAGGAAGAAGAGGATGACCAAAACATAA
- a CDS encoding NADH-quinone oxidoreductase subunit B family protein: MNENPLPNVIPEKDWKKIQRMLSKRSLWMIHFCTGCGAMEMPPTMTSRYDMERFGIIPMATPRQADLLLVTGYVAVKTLKRIVRVYEQMQDPKYVIAFGSCPINGGIYWDSYNIIKRLDKYIPVDLYIAGCMPRPEAIMDAFLKLMKDIDEGKANGWMRYRKYYEKYKANQMRVFKRWDE, encoded by the coding sequence ATGAATGAGAATCCCTTGCCAAACGTCATACCTGAAAAGGACTGGAAAAAGATACAGAGGATGCTCTCAAAGCGTTCACTCTGGATGATTCACTTCTGCACGGGATGTGGTGCAATGGAGATGCCTCCAACAATGACCTCAAGATACGATATGGAAAGATTTGGCATAATACCCATGGCCACCCCACGTCAGGCTGATTTGCTTCTCGTTACGGGATATGTGGCCGTTAAAACCCTTAAAAGAATAGTGCGTGTTTACGAGCAGATGCAGGATCCAAAGTATGTGATAGCCTTTGGCTCATGCCCGATAAACGGTGGAATATACTGGGATTCATACAATATCATAAAGCGCCTTGACAAGTACATACCTGTGGATCTATACATTGCGGGCTGTATGCCAAGGCCTGAAGCCATAATGGATGCATTTCTTAAACTCATGAAGGATATTGACGAGGGTAAGGCCAATGGATGGATGAGATATCGCAAATATTACGAGAAGTACAAGGCTAACCAGATGCGCGTATTCAAGAGGTGGGATGAATGA
- a CDS encoding NADH-quinone oxidoreductase subunit C, with protein MKAEAIFKELGLEYEPMKVKGNSAPRFKARVEPDKLENIILKFKENGFNHFVAMSCVDWIKDGNLELIYHLFSYEHMEDVFLSIYLPRDAPEFKSLRHIFPQLETYERETHEMFGVNFEGNDRLGNFILEDWSDMPPMRKDFDTVKYAKEHYEDVPLVEEEGDEK; from the coding sequence ATGAAGGCAGAGGCGATATTCAAGGAGTTGGGCTTGGAATATGAGCCTATGAAGGTCAAGGGTAATAGTGCACCAAGATTCAAGGCCAGGGTAGAGCCCGATAAACTTGAGAACATAATTTTGAAATTCAAGGAAAATGGATTTAACCACTTCGTTGCCATGAGCTGTGTGGACTGGATAAAGGATGGAAATCTTGAACTCATATACCATCTCTTCAGTTACGAGCATATGGAGGATGTATTTCTCAGCATATACCTCCCAAGGGATGCTCCGGAATTCAAGAGCCTTAGACATATATTTCCTCAACTGGAGACATACGAGAGGGAGACCCATGAGATGTTTGGCGTAAATTTTGAGGGCAATGATAGGCTTGGAAATTTCATACTTGAGGACTGGAGCGATATGCCTCCAATGCGCAAGGACTTTGATACTGTGAAGTATGCCAAGGAGCATTATGAGGATGTACCCCTCGTTGAAGAGGAGGGTGATGAGAAATGA
- a CDS encoding AsnC family transcriptional regulator produces the protein MDDLDVKILKLLWDDGRMPIYSIAKNIGISNGAVYKRMVAMKERGELNGFSILLNSDKILNSAVVSIRARKKRDEVMDILGNLSGTMHVVAGFGGRYYAEIWYSDDYELKDKVNYLKHLTGAYRIEVYKHRKDENIKLSDLDWKILLALKNDARRPFSEVAKEVNVSSKTVAKRCRKLREMDACKVYPVVNRPSTKEIFWFSLFIETDDVLFESRIRRIKNLWRTSTFAEPSMVYGVFYGRTIEEVDEIMETVVGMPGVRRVFYEIIVKERFYPDYVDYVATKMGFRAD, from the coding sequence ATGGATGATCTTGATGTGAAGATTCTGAAACTGCTTTGGGATGATGGGAGGATGCCCATATATTCAATTGCGAAGAATATCGGTATTTCAAATGGGGCGGTGTACAAGAGAATGGTGGCGATGAAGGAGAGGGGGGAATTGAATGGATTTTCCATCCTTCTCAATTCTGACAAGATCCTAAACAGCGCTGTTGTATCTATAAGGGCTAGGAAAAAGCGTGATGAGGTCATGGATATCCTCGGAAATTTGAGTGGAACCATGCATGTTGTGGCAGGTTTTGGAGGTAGGTATTACGCGGAGATATGGTACAGCGATGACTACGAATTGAAGGACAAGGTCAATTACTTGAAGCATCTAACCGGTGCCTACAGAATTGAAGTTTACAAACACAGGAAGGATGAAAATATAAAACTCTCAGATTTGGATTGGAAGATTCTTCTTGCCCTGAAGAATGATGCGAGGCGTCCATTCTCTGAAGTGGCCAAGGAGGTCAATGTCTCTTCAAAAACTGTGGCGAAAAGGTGCAGGAAATTAAGGGAAATGGATGCATGCAAGGTTTACCCCGTTGTGAACAGACCTTCTACCAAGGAGATATTCTGGTTCTCCCTGTTCATAGAGACGGATGATGTATTGTTTGAGAGCCGAATAAGGAGAATAAAAAATCTGTGGAGAACATCCACATTTGCAGAACCTTCAATGGTTTATGGGGTTTTTTACGGTCGAACCATTGAGGAGGTTGATGAAATCATGGAAACCGTTGTGGGGATGCCCGGTGTCAGGCGTGTTTTCTACGAGATAATCGTAAAGGAAAGATTTTACCCAGATTATGTGGATTACGTTGCAACAAAGATGGGATTCAGAGCAGATTGA
- a CDS encoding TatD family hydrolase has protein sequence MIVFDNHLHLQFHGENVLAVKRFEKLGGTHINLTNVPNPNYKKDEDYYRRIYEDTFKLADMVRAHTSVKVLVTIGPYPVDMVELVNDGKSVAEAKEFMIHGLEIAEEFIESGMAHAIGEIGRPHFPVSDEIWNASNEVIGEGMKIAKNLGVPVVLHTESATEKTWKDLASLADRAGLQRDMVIKHYSPPVVDERNGGIFPSVLASRKNVREAISQGTRFLLETDFMDEPTRKNAVLPIESVPKRAKWIVQEYGKEKWCRIMENAKRIYKTFEEWS, from the coding sequence ATGATAGTGTTTGACAACCACCTCCATCTTCAGTTCCACGGGGAGAATGTTCTTGCTGTTAAAAGATTTGAAAAGCTTGGAGGTACGCACATAAACCTCACCAATGTGCCAAACCCTAACTACAAGAAGGATGAGGATTATTATCGCAGGATTTATGAAGACACGTTCAAACTCGCAGACATGGTGCGCGCGCATACATCTGTTAAGGTGCTTGTTACCATAGGCCCGTATCCTGTGGATATGGTTGAGCTGGTTAATGATGGAAAATCTGTTGCGGAAGCGAAGGAATTTATGATTCATGGGCTTGAAATTGCAGAAGAGTTCATTGAGAGCGGCATGGCGCATGCCATCGGCGAGATTGGAAGACCGCATTTTCCCGTAAGCGATGAGATCTGGAATGCGAGCAATGAGGTAATAGGGGAGGGCATGAAAATAGCAAAAAATCTCGGTGTGCCTGTGGTTCTCCACACCGAGAGTGCCACGGAAAAAACATGGAAGGATCTGGCTTCTCTGGCAGACCGCGCAGGTTTGCAGAGGGATATGGTAATAAAGCATTACTCGCCCCCTGTAGTGGATGAGAGAAATGGGGGAATATTTCCTTCGGTGCTCGCCTCAAGAAAGAATGTGAGGGAAGCCATTTCTCAAGGTACAAGATTTCTCCTTGAGACGGATTTCATGGACGAGCCAACGAGAAAGAACGCGGTGCTGCCTATAGAATCCGTGCCTAAGAGAGCAAAGTGGATCGTGCAGGAGTACGGCAAGGAAAAATGGTGCAGAATAATGGAGAATGCAAAAAGAATTTACAAAACATTTGAGGAATGGTCTTAA
- the nadX gene encoding aspartate dehydrogenase, with the protein MKIGIIGCGAIAHEIAKHRDDVAALYDMDCNKCKDLPGFLCKDIDSLISRSDLIIEAASPSAVKEYAEKIIEAGKDLLIMSVGGLADDDFRAKIFRMAREMGVRIYLPAGAIGGIDIIRSARMAGIRKAKIMSTKNSKTLGVDCKERTLVFKGSAKEAIKRFPKSTNVTVLLSIATGVDVEVEVYADPKAERNTHEIHLEGEFGEAVIRVSNNPSKSNPRTSYLAALSPLEVLDLINSPVWVGV; encoded by the coding sequence ATGAAAATAGGAATAATTGGTTGTGGTGCGATTGCGCACGAGATTGCAAAGCATCGCGATGATGTGGCGGCCCTTTACGATATGGACTGCAATAAATGCAAGGATTTACCCGGTTTTCTCTGCAAGGATATTGACTCCCTCATCTCCCGCTCGGATCTTATCATTGAGGCTGCATCACCCTCCGCCGTGAAGGAGTACGCTGAAAAGATAATTGAGGCTGGGAAAGATCTTTTGATTATGAGCGTTGGGGGCCTTGCAGATGATGATTTTCGTGCCAAGATTTTCAGGATGGCCAGAGAGATGGGTGTGCGCATATACCTTCCTGCAGGGGCAATAGGTGGCATAGACATAATACGGTCTGCCCGTATGGCCGGGATAAGAAAAGCAAAGATAATGAGCACCAAAAACTCAAAAACTCTGGGTGTGGATTGTAAAGAGCGGACGTTGGTGTTCAAAGGCTCTGCCAAGGAAGCAATTAAAAGGTTTCCAAAAAGTACCAATGTGACCGTGCTCCTCAGCATTGCCACGGGGGTTGATGTGGAGGTTGAGGTTTATGCCGATCCAAAGGCAGAGAGAAACACCCACGAAATTCATCTAGAGGGTGAGTTTGGGGAAGCGGTAATAAGGGTGAGCAACAACCCCAGCAAGAGCAATCCAAGGACCAGTTACCTTGCTGCACTCTCACCTCTGGAAGTGCTTGATCTAATAAATTCTCCTGTTTGGGTGGGGGTGTGA
- a CDS encoding HD domain-containing protein — translation MNFKDLLDYAGRLKRIKRTGWVVRGIPEPESIADHSYRAALLGYFLALERGLDAGKVAGMLLVHDMGESLIGDITPEGEMFMEKIEAEDKAMKFLADKIGSRKIYELWREFNYGKSPEAELAREVDKAEMAYQALEYSNMGFPIYRDMLKYLPDYLK, via the coding sequence ATGAACTTCAAAGATCTCCTTGATTATGCTGGTAGGTTGAAGAGGATAAAACGCACAGGATGGGTTGTTCGGGGAATACCTGAGCCTGAGAGCATAGCAGACCATTCTTATCGTGCTGCACTTTTGGGTTATTTTCTCGCGTTGGAAAGGGGCCTTGATGCTGGAAAGGTTGCGGGTATGCTCCTCGTTCACGATATGGGCGAATCACTCATAGGTGATATCACACCCGAGGGAGAGATGTTTATGGAAAAGATTGAGGCCGAGGATAAGGCGATGAAATTTCTGGCGGATAAAATAGGGAGCAGGAAAATATATGAATTGTGGAGAGAGTTTAATTACGGAAAATCTCCGGAGGCCGAACTGGCAAGGGAGGTTGACAAGGCTGAGATGGCCTATCAGGCCCTGGAATACTCAAATATGGGATTTCCTATTTATAGGGACATGTTAAAATACCTTCCAGACTATTTGAAATGA
- a CDS encoding respiratory chain complex I subunit 1 family protein, translating into MTDWIGVLITAGVTALYLFLAIVIGLLFMGIARKITARIHNRVGPPVYQNFIDVGKLLAKKTNIKHNWIFDLAPLFGFSGVLLTLAFLPMGGYRMLSAQGDLILLLYIMVIPALGFALGAGASANPNAGVGVMRALTLMLSYEMPFLLVLLSLMIYYNTASLNVLLQKQMGMWAIAVLPISALAADMALQGMMMEKPFDIPIAPHEIASGPMVEFGGNYLGMLMLYSAGAVVVETSLFVDLFLGGGIVLNLATYGILAYIVNYIVWFILILVVWLIAIFINAVFPRFRIEQAFKFYWKWPTIIAIIGLAQAYIMSVFLGVVP; encoded by the coding sequence ATGACTGACTGGATAGGTGTGCTCATCACGGCAGGGGTCACTGCTCTGTATCTGTTTCTGGCCATAGTTATAGGTCTTCTGTTTATGGGTATAGCCAGGAAGATAACGGCAAGGATACATAACAGGGTGGGTCCTCCAGTTTACCAGAATTTCATTGATGTTGGCAAGTTACTTGCCAAAAAGACAAATATAAAACATAACTGGATATTTGACCTGGCTCCCCTTTTTGGATTTTCAGGGGTGCTTCTGACCCTTGCATTCCTGCCAATGGGTGGCTACAGAATGCTGAGCGCGCAGGGGGATTTGATTCTTCTGCTTTACATAATGGTGATACCTGCCCTTGGCTTCGCTCTGGGTGCAGGAGCATCGGCGAATCCAAATGCGGGAGTGGGCGTCATGAGGGCCCTGACCCTTATGCTCTCCTATGAAATGCCATTTCTTCTTGTGCTTTTATCCCTAATGATTTACTACAACACCGCGTCCCTTAACGTTCTTCTTCAAAAGCAGATGGGAATGTGGGCCATTGCAGTGCTTCCTATATCCGCCCTGGCTGCGGATATGGCGCTTCAGGGTATGATGATGGAGAAACCTTTTGATATACCAATAGCCCCCCATGAAATTGCCTCGGGACCAATGGTGGAGTTCGGTGGTAATTACCTAGGTATGCTTATGCTCTACTCTGCTGGTGCTGTGGTTGTGGAAACATCTCTCTTTGTTGACCTATTCTTGGGTGGAGGTATCGTTTTGAATCTAGCCACCTACGGTATTCTTGCATACATCGTGAACTACATTGTGTGGTTCATACTTATCCTCGTTGTTTGGCTCATAGCCATATTTATAAACGCTGTGTTTCCAAGGTTCAGAATTGAGCAGGCCTTCAAGTTCTACTGGAAATGGCCAACCATAATTGCCATAATCGGGCTGGCGCAGGCGTATATAATGAGCGTGTTCCTGGGGGTGGTACCATGA
- a CDS encoding DUF6015 family protein, whose product MDIVTYEILYTVLKKLLGGKMEEEDIKDLAEYVVNFFGYGDRIIDNMLTPADRDVFYYLEELEIVKPMEEEITISKGKLWRIHYWVYRKDKIEEVLNSKPQKKKEESPEELYKRLFEEME is encoded by the coding sequence ATGGATATTGTCACCTATGAGATTTTGTACACTGTTCTAAAAAAATTGCTTGGGGGAAAAATGGAAGAAGAGGATATTAAGGATTTGGCAGAGTACGTTGTGAATTTTTTTGGTTATGGTGACAGAATAATAGACAATATGCTAACTCCTGCGGACAGAGACGTGTTTTACTATCTCGAAGAACTTGAAATAGTAAAGCCCATGGAGGAGGAAATTACCATATCCAAGGGTAAACTATGGAGAATCCACTACTGGGTTTACAGAAAGGACAAAATAGAGGAAGTGCTGAATAGCAAACCTCAAAAGAAGAAAGAAGAGTCCCCTGAAGAACTCTACAAAAGGCTTTTTGAGGAAATGGAATAA
- the nth gene encoding endonuclease III produces MPENIERVVEILKATVPPHPYKSKEPFRVLIATVISQRTKDEVTYSVAERLFEKYPDPSSLKNAPVDEIARLIYPAGFYKQKARKIKEIARIIDEEYDGVVPRTLDELLKLPGVGRKTANIVLSRCFDQDVIAVDVHVHRISNRLGWVSTRTPEETERELMKILPKKYWREINELLVMFGRTICRPVGPKCDECPVSDFCDYFKNKKKR; encoded by the coding sequence ATGCCTGAGAATATTGAAAGGGTTGTGGAAATTTTAAAGGCCACGGTGCCGCCCCACCCCTACAAATCCAAGGAACCATTCAGGGTTCTAATAGCCACGGTGATTTCACAGAGAACAAAGGATGAGGTCACATATTCAGTGGCGGAAAGATTGTTTGAGAAGTATCCCGACCCATCCTCTTTAAAAAATGCGCCGGTGGATGAGATAGCACGTTTGATCTATCCAGCCGGGTTTTACAAGCAGAAGGCCAGGAAAATAAAGGAGATTGCGAGGATCATAGACGAGGAATACGATGGTGTAGTGCCTCGCACTCTGGATGAACTTCTCAAACTTCCCGGGGTGGGCAGGAAAACCGCCAACATAGTTCTCTCAAGATGCTTTGATCAGGATGTAATTGCAGTTGATGTTCATGTGCACAGGATATCAAATCGTCTCGGTTGGGTCAGTACCCGCACCCCTGAAGAAACGGAGAGGGAGTTGATGAAAATTTTACCCAAGAAATATTGGAGGGAAATAAACGAACTCCTTGTGATGTTCGGGCGCACAATATGCAGGCCAGTTGGGCCCAAATGTGATGAATGTCCCGTAAGTGATTTCTGTGATTATTTCAAAAATAAAAAGAAAAGGTAG
- a CDS encoding 4Fe-4S binding protein gives MSIVKPFKALKHLGRKPHTVRYPYQKHTDIEGLELPTERYRGFHSNNIETCIGCQMCAKVCPANAITYVKIENSGKKGLKWRPVIDYGRCCYCGFCTDICPTKSLILTPRYELVTENIEEFKFIPTYQIREGKDKAIHMDEVLFKPEDYVPPEPKEEKEKT, from the coding sequence ATGAGTATAGTTAAGCCATTTAAGGCATTAAAGCATCTTGGTAGGAAGCCGCATACCGTCAGATATCCGTATCAGAAGCATACCGATATTGAGGGACTAGAGTTACCTACCGAGAGATACAGGGGTTTTCATTCAAATAACATTGAAACCTGTATTGGCTGTCAGATGTGTGCCAAGGTCTGCCCAGCAAATGCCATTACCTATGTGAAGATTGAGAACTCTGGGAAGAAGGGATTGAAGTGGAGACCCGTTATAGATTATGGAAGATGCTGCTACTGCGGTTTCTGCACGGACATATGCCCCACAAAATCTCTGATTCTCACTCCCAGGTACGAACTTGTGACGGAGAATATTGAGGAGTTCAAGTTCATACCCACATACCAGATCAGGGAGGGAAAGGATAAGGCAATACATATGGATGAGGTTCTCTTCAAGCCAGAAGATTATGTACCTCCAGAGCCAAAGGAGGAGAAAGAGAAAACTTAA
- a CDS encoding SDR family oxidoreductase has product MWALITGGSSGLGFFIARELKERGYRPILIARDEEKLQKAAITLDGEWFAMDLSKRYLEAGKIIEEYKPDVLVNNAGFGLYGKLSEQNWNEIEDMLMLNVVALTHLTKKFIDVNKRGYILNISSVAACRAQKKLSVYAGSKSYVAHFTRSLKRELPEGIKISHLLLGPTRTNFFKNAGMPTKGLERIMLSPDKVARYAVKKMFKGKSRIVPGIPYKLYCLGK; this is encoded by the coding sequence ATGTGGGCCTTGATAACGGGCGGTTCAAGTGGACTTGGATTCTTCATAGCCAGGGAGTTAAAGGAGAGGGGATACAGGCCAATATTAATTGCGAGAGATGAGGAGAAGTTACAAAAAGCTGCCATCACGCTTGATGGAGAATGGTTCGCCATGGATCTCTCAAAAAGATACCTGGAGGCAGGAAAGATAATTGAAGAGTACAAACCCGATGTTCTGGTAAACAACGCTGGATTTGGGCTTTATGGAAAACTCTCCGAGCAGAATTGGAATGAAATTGAAGATATGCTTATGTTGAATGTGGTGGCATTGACCCATCTCACAAAGAAATTCATAGATGTGAATAAGAGAGGCTACATCCTGAACATATCCTCTGTGGCAGCCTGCAGAGCACAGAAAAAATTGAGCGTTTACGCAGGATCCAAATCCTATGTGGCTCATTTCACAAGAAGTTTGAAAAGAGAATTGCCTGAAGGAATAAAAATATCCCATCTTCTCCTCGGTCCAACGCGCACCAATTTCTTCAAAAATGCAGGTATGCCTACCAAGGGGCTTGAGAGGATAATGCTCTCCCCGGATAAAGTGGCGAGGTATGCCGTGAAGAAGATGTTTAAAGGAAAGAGCAGAATAGTTCCAGGCATACCTTACAAACTTTACTGCCTTGGAAAATGA
- the nadA gene encoding quinolinate synthase NadA — protein MNYVDEIKKLKKEMNAVILAHNYQRGEVQRIADFLGDSLELARKATSIDADYIVFAGVDFMAETAAILNPDKVVLIPSKTASCEMARYLTPEIILEAKRKYPDAKVVLYVNSTAACKALADITCTSANAVKVVNSLDADTILFGPDANLAHYVSERTNKKIIPLPPNGHCYVHTNLTPEVVRRDGVLMVHPECPPELQKEADVIASTGGMVKFVAKSDARRFVVATERDMVERLRSLFPDKEFVPAWENAICLGMKQITVRKIYESLRDKKYVVKVDEKIAERARMAIERMLEVS, from the coding sequence ATGAACTATGTGGATGAGATAAAAAAATTGAAAAAAGAGATGAACGCTGTGATTCTGGCTCACAACTATCAGAGAGGTGAGGTGCAGAGGATTGCCGATTTTCTCGGAGATTCCCTTGAACTTGCGAGAAAGGCCACAAGCATAGACGCTGATTACATAGTATTTGCAGGGGTGGATTTCATGGCCGAGACTGCGGCGATTCTCAATCCGGATAAGGTGGTATTGATCCCATCAAAAACTGCCAGTTGTGAGATGGCCAGGTATCTCACTCCCGAGATTATTTTGGAGGCGAAGAGAAAATATCCTGATGCAAAGGTTGTGCTGTATGTTAACTCCACCGCAGCATGCAAGGCCCTTGCCGATATAACCTGCACCTCTGCCAATGCCGTTAAAGTTGTGAATTCCCTTGATGCAGATACCATTCTTTTTGGACCAGATGCCAATCTAGCCCATTATGTGTCTGAGAGAACGAATAAGAAGATCATTCCTCTTCCACCCAACGGACACTGCTACGTGCATACCAATCTTACGCCTGAGGTTGTGAGACGTGACGGTGTGCTAATGGTGCATCCCGAATGCCCACCAGAACTGCAGAAAGAGGCAGATGTCATCGCGAGTACCGGGGGAATGGTCAAATTTGTGGCAAAAAGTGATGCCAGGAGATTTGTGGTGGCTACCGAGCGTGATATGGTGGAGCGTCTTCGCTCGCTCTTTCCCGATAAAGAATTTGTTCCTGCTTGGGAAAATGCCATATGTCTTGGAATGAAGCAGATCACCGTGAGAAAGATTTATGAGAGTTTACGTGATAAAAAATATGTGGTGAAGGTTGATGAAAAAATAGCCGAAAGGGCGAGAATGGCTATTGAGCGTATGCTGGAGGTTTCGTGA
- a CDS encoding transcriptional regulator, whose amino-acid sequence MQERILKILKRAGKDGVLQEEFTGIYGISKSTVSTVLSRLEKEGIIFRKKVAGKSYRVWYVNHSPYTPHGIIRVGILKAIEYPSIFLTANDLKSPRIIIKIYKNAFELTKDLAEGYLEVGCSPLITQSMFALVYRSIKIRAGCGFGGGGVVKRVENPRIFGSTELSTMEYMLRKYIGARDDAQIRYFNSPESMLRAFEKGEIEALAIWEPYLTVLSERYQTARFDSIFGKYPCCTLAINNRVENSKLIEIFLNSYISAVENIPTRRNEAISLESRALRIKKRDVERSFDGYHYHWKLEFEEAKRVLEDFGIKLTEESSRRIFNLL is encoded by the coding sequence ATGCAGGAAAGAATTCTGAAAATTCTCAAAAGAGCGGGAAAGGATGGTGTGCTGCAGGAAGAATTTACAGGCATATATGGAATAAGCAAGAGCACCGTATCCACAGTGCTTTCAAGACTCGAAAAGGAGGGGATTATCTTTAGGAAGAAGGTTGCAGGAAAATCTTACAGGGTCTGGTATGTTAATCACTCTCCCTACACCCCGCATGGAATAATAAGAGTTGGCATACTCAAGGCCATCGAATATCCCTCAATATTTCTTACTGCAAATGATTTGAAGAGCCCCAGGATAATCATAAAGATTTACAAAAACGCGTTTGAACTCACAAAGGATCTTGCAGAGGGATACCTGGAGGTGGGATGCTCGCCCCTTATCACCCAGAGTATGTTTGCCCTTGTTTACCGTAGCATAAAAATTAGAGCAGGATGCGGTTTTGGTGGAGGAGGCGTTGTGAAAAGGGTTGAAAATCCGAGGATCTTTGGAAGCACGGAGCTATCCACAATGGAATATATGCTTAGAAAATACATTGGTGCACGAGATGACGCACAAATAAGGTACTTTAACTCTCCAGAGTCTATGCTCAGAGCCTTTGAAAAAGGGGAGATAGAAGCACTTGCCATATGGGAGCCTTATCTCACGGTTCTATCTGAAAGATATCAAACCGCAAGATTTGATTCCATATTTGGAAAATATCCATGCTGCACTCTGGCCATAAACAACAGGGTGGAAAACAGCAAATTGATTGAAATATTTCTTAATTCTTACATAAGCGCCGTAGAGAATATTCCCACAAGAAGGAATGAGGCCATATCCCTTGAGAGCAGGGCATTGAGAATTAAAAAAAGAGATGTTGAAAGGTCCTTTGATGGATACCACTACCACTGGAAACTTGAATTTGAGGAAGCAAAAAGGGTTCTGGAAGATTTCGGAATAAAATTAACTGAGGAGAGCTCAAGGAGAATATTCAATCTGCTCTGA
- a CDS encoding NADH-quinone oxidoreductase subunit D, with protein MKEFELFVGPQHVGVTGNMMYHVWVDGDTVVKVETNVGYLHRGFEKLMERRSWLMNVALIPRICVPEPDVNEAVYAMAVESLMDWDIPERAKYIRTIVLEMARISGHLLAISGYAGAIGLYTLPNWAIGDRDYLLDLFEQLTGARVYHIFIFPGGVRWDLPDGFLRKLKKVLDYLEERLKLYDEVMFRNEIFFRRAIDVGVIPKDKAIEWGVTGPNLRACGYPYDVRKVDPYAAYPDLEFEIPHYPKFGEFEAYGHGCDAYSRMIVRRLEIEQSIRILRQIIKKIPEGPHTLKLPNPLAWKVPAGYAFARVESSKGEFGYLVVSDGGKMPYRVHVRGPSYTHGINVIEKISPGLNIADFSPTAFSLDVCPPDIER; from the coding sequence ATGAAGGAATTTGAATTATTTGTTGGTCCTCAGCACGTTGGTGTTACGGGAAATATGATGTATCACGTCTGGGTTGATGGTGACACTGTGGTTAAGGTGGAAACCAATGTGGGATATTTGCACAGGGGTTTTGAAAAACTTATGGAGAGACGCAGTTGGCTTATGAATGTGGCTCTCATTCCAAGGATATGCGTTCCCGAGCCAGACGTGAATGAGGCAGTATATGCAATGGCCGTTGAATCGCTCATGGATTGGGACATTCCTGAGAGGGCAAAGTACATCCGTACCATTGTGCTTGAGATGGCCAGGATAAGCGGACATCTTCTCGCAATAAGTGGATATGCTGGCGCCATAGGTCTCTACACCCTGCCAAACTGGGCAATAGGTGACAGGGACTACCTCCTTGATCTCTTTGAGCAACTGACTGGAGCAAGGGTGTATCACATATTCATATTCCCTGGAGGCGTGCGCTGGGATCTGCCCGATGGATTCCTTCGCAAATTGAAAAAGGTTTTGGATTACCTTGAAGAAAGATTGAAACTCTACGATGAGGTTATGTTCCGAAACGAGATATTCTTCCGCAGGGCCATTGATGTGGGGGTGATTCCCAAGGATAAGGCAATAGAGTGGGGAGTAACGGGGCCAAATCTCAGAGCCTGCGGATATCCGTATGATGTGAGAAAGGTGGATCCCTACGCCGCCTATCCTGATCTGGAGTTTGAGATTCCCCATTATCCCAAATTTGGAGAGTTTGAAGCCTACGGGCACGGATGCGATGCCTATTCCCGTATGATTGTGAGGCGCTTGGAAATAGAACAGAGTATAAGGATTCTAAGACAGATTATAAAGAAGATACCGGAGGGACCTCACACGCTCAAACTTCCAAATCCTCTCGCCTGGAAGGTTCCTGCAGGTTATGCATTTGCCCGTGTGGAGAGTTCAAAGGGCGAATTTGGATATCTTGTTGTCAGCGATGGTGGAAAGATGCCTTACAGGGTACATGTGCGTGGCCCATCCTACACCCATGGGATAAATGTGATTGAGAAGATCTCACCCGGATTGAACATTGCTGATTTCTCGCCCACGGCATTCAGTCTTGACGTTTGCCCGCCGGATATTGAGAGGTGA